The following DNA comes from Rhodoligotrophos appendicifer.
CCAGATTTGAGGCAAGGCACCAGGTGAAACCGATCTCGGGGTAGAAGAGGGAACCCCGAGAGCTGAAACTTGTGACGGCTCTCCTTCTCGCTTCAGTCGAAAGACTTGGATGGGATCTGAGATATTCTTAAGACTGAGGAAGCCGAGTTCCTCAAATCGCCCCTTAAACGCGCTCTTGACGCTCCAATAGGCTTGTCCCGACAAAGCAATCCCCCCTGGCTGGGCCAAGGACTCAAGACGAGCCGCTATGTTTACGTCGTTGCCATAGACATCGTCATCGTCAACGATGATGTCTCCCAGATTTATGCCAATGCGATATGTCAAGCCTTGATGAACGGAAGCGGAGGTGTCGGTCGAGCCCCCGTCACCCTGAATTTTCTCCGCACATTGTACCGCGCTCAGTACGCTATCGAAGATCGCGAGAACTCCGTCTCCCGTCTTCTTAACGATCCGTCCGCGGTAGCGCCCGATCCATGGTTCAAACTTCTCGGAGAGATCGAGCTTATAGGCATCAAGCGTGGCCTGTTCGTCACGCATCATGAGCGCGCTGTACCCCACGGCGTCGGCTACCAAGATCGCAGCCAGTCGGCGCGCTTCTCCTTCCGCACGCATTCAGTGACACCATGTGTAGCGAAATCCTGTTCAACCCTATCATGACGTGAATGCCCGCCGCTAGTTATTGACCGGGAATTACCGGGCCGCACTCTCATCGCTTACCTCATTGCTCTGCAACGATGGGGCTGGCCGGCGAAACCGGCATAACGCCGAAAGTCACTGTGTCGACGAGAAAAAGCATGCCGAGAAAAATCGCGACAAATAGCCATGCGCAGATGATGTCACGTCGGTCGATGCGCTTTTCGCGCCATTCTTCATGATCAGTCATGGGTGCCTCCTTGAAGACCGCCCCGCACTGACCCTATTCGCCGTAATCCATCCGCGATGTGGTTTTTGCCACACGCTCGCGGCTACTCTTCGGCGGCTTCCCGGACGAGACGAGCTAAGCGTGGGAGATCAAGGATCCGCAAGCTTCTAGCACGCCGATCGAGGATCCCGAGGCGTTCAAGGCGGTTCAGCTCCCGGGTTACCGCCTCGCGATGACTGCTGACGCGACTTGCAAACTCGCCGTGCGTCGGTGCAGGATCGATCAAGTACTCGTTAGGTTTAGCAGGATCGGGCCGGCCCAAACGCAATAATTCGGCTTGAATGCGGTTTCGAACGGCCAAGGTACTAAATTCGTAGACACGTTCTGTAAGACCCCGGATCGCCTGGGCCATGTGTTTTATGAGAGCCATGGAAACTGCGGGATGCGAGGCTAGAACATGGTGAAAGTGCTCGGCAGCCATTCTGCCTGCAACAGTTGTGTCTATGGCCTCAACGCTGGCAGATCTGGGGCGGCCGTCTATAGCAGCAAGTTCGCCAATAAAGGTCCCTGCCGCAATGTCTCGGAAACTAACAACAGCACCCGACGGTGCATAGATTATGACTCTCGCAAAGCCTTGGGTCACGAATAGAATGTCACGCGAGCCATCGTCTTGCTCGATGATCGTCTGCAACGGCGCGTAATGTATCCAGAGACAGCGGCGATCAATCGAAAGCACCGTCTCGTCGTCCAGATCGTTGAACAGCGGTATCATCCGAAGGGTATGCGGAACGCTCGCCATGGCAGGCTCCTCTTTGTCGATTCTGAAGACTGGGGGTTCGAGATCACTACGCCAAGTAGCGTCTGACATGTTCATGGAACGACAAGCCGGTTGCAGCAGCTATAAATGATCCGGTGGCCTGGCGCCGGTCCCATCACGGCGATATGACAAGCGGCAATTGAACCTATGTCAGTGGTGAATTTCGGAGATCTTCATGCAGAGGAAGGGCTTTGGACCTTTGGGCGTGGCCGTGGCAAGAATCGGCCAAGGCACGTGGTACATGGACCAGGCGGACCGGGCCACAGCCATTCGAGCCTTACGTCGTGGCATCGATCTCGGGATGACGCACATCGATACTGCAGAGTTATATGGCTCGGGCGCGGCAGAAACCGTTGTTGGTGAAGCCATCTCTGGACGGCGCGACGAGGTGTTTCTCGTGTCGAAGGTGATCCCCACCAACGCGTCGAGGCGCGGCACCATCATGGCATGCGAGGCCTCGCTGAGGCGGCTTGGCACTGATCACCTAGATTGTTATTTGCTCCATTGGCCAGGGCATCATCGAATCGAAGACACCGTCGCTGCTTTTCACGAACTGCACACGCAGGGAAAAATTCGCAGTTGGGGTGTCAGTAATTTTGATGTTGGGGATTTGGAAACCCTTATTGGCGTTACGGGACCCGAGGGGCCAGCCTGCAACCAGGTCCTCTACCATCTTCAAGAACGTGACATTGAGCATGCTGTGCTGCCATGGTGCAGCGCTCATGGAGTGAGCGTCGTGGGCTATAGTCCCTTCGGACACAACGGTCTCATGTCTCGTCACCAGGGCTGGAAAGTGCTGGAGGAGGTCGCCACCGACCATGGCGTTACGGCGAGGCAAGTTGTCCTTGCATTCTTGACGCGTGATCGAGAGGTATTCGCGATTCCGAAGGCGGCAAGTCTCCTCCACGTGGAGGAGAATTCCGGTGCGGGTGATTTAACGCTGACGCCGGAAGAATTGGCACGTATTGATAAGGCGTTTCCGCTTGCTGCGCGGCGGGCATCTTTGCCCATGATCTAACCTTGAAGGTTTGGTAAGGCTATCCTGCAATGTTGCACATGGAGATAGTCGAAAGCCCATTTTCTGTAGTAGGAGACAGTGCGCTACTCATCCGAGTTGTTAGCGCCGATCGCCAGGCTTGGCGATCCGACCCCGTGGGAGGTACTGATGAAACGTATTTTGACCACCCTCGCCGTAAGCTTGTGTGCAAGCGGCTTTCTTTATGGTGCGGCACTCTCAGCGCCACAGTTTCCTATGTCCCCGGCCGGCGCGGTTGGGTCAACTTTTCATGTTGAAGAAGTTGCGACAAAGAAGGTCACTGTCAAGAAAACCACCCGGCATGGAACAGTGACGAAGACGCGAACAGTCAAGTACAGCCGTTCAAAATACGGGCCTCGCTATAAAGCAAGGCGGCCTGGATATACATACTACTACGGTGGGTACTACTATGCACGGCCATGGTGGGGTGCAGCAGTACCGGGCGCAATAATCGTCCTTCCTTAGCCAACGAGGGCTCCCATCTTGGGGAGCCTATTCGCGATCACGATTCCGTTACCATCGGACACTGAACCAAAGGCTCTCAGTTCGGTTTCCGGTATGCAATTGGACGAGGAACACAGCCAATGAAGTACCGGTTAGTCTGGGCCATGTTAATAGGCAGTTCTGTTGCCGCGATAGGCGGAGCAGCTTCGGCGGCAGTGATCGCTCCCTCAGTGATGACGAAGGTCAGCTCTGGAGAGACCTTGGTGCAGCCAATCGCGACAAAGAAAGTCGTCACCACGAGAACCCACCGCAACGGCAAAGTCGTCACGAAACGAAAAGTTACCTACAGCCGTGACCGCTATGGTCCTCGTTATCGGGCGAAGCGCGCGGGATATGGACATTACCATCAGGGTTATTGGTACCGCACCCCTTGGTGGGGCGCTGGAGTTCCAGGCGGGCCCACTATCGTAATCCGACCTTAAAAATCAGACCTTAAAAATAAAGGGCCGCCCGTGAAAGGGGCGGCCCTTACCTTATATGGCTCAGGAACAGAAACCAGACCAACATGAAGGATCCCAGACCGATCCGATAATAAGCAAACGGTGTGAAGCCGTACCGCGTGATAAACGCCAGGACACTTCGGACCACCAGCAAGGCCGCGAAGAATGCCGCAACGAAGCCGACGAGAATGAGACTTAGTCCATCAACATCAAGGACGTCACGGTTCTTATAAAGGTCATAAACAGTGGCGCCCAACATTGTTGGTATCGCCACGAAGAAGCTAAACTCTGCAGCAGTTCGACGATCGACGCCCATCATCAGAGAGCCAAGGATCGTCGCCCCCGACCTCGAAACCCCCGGAATCAGCGCAAGACATTGAAACAGTCCGATGCGCAATGACAATGAGATGGGGAAGTCTTCGACACGGTCCCACTTGACGACGTGAACTAGCCGCTCCACGGCCAGAATGGCGAATCCGCCTAGGATCAGCGCAACGCAGACTACCAAGGGATTGAACAACATCTCTTTGATGAAGCTGTGAGTCAGGGCACCGATAATCGCTGCTGGCAAAAATCCGAGGAATACTGCGATCGCGAATCTGCGGGCAAGGATGTTCCGTGGGAGACCGATAAAAACGGCCCAAAGTTTCTGAAAATAAACTGTCACCACGGCTAAGATAGCGCCAAGCTGGATGACCACTTCGAACACTTTTCCCGGCGGACCCTGGAACCCTAGCAGCGATCCTACAAGAATCAGATGGCCGG
Coding sequences within:
- a CDS encoding aldo/keto reductase, with the translated sequence MQRKGFGPLGVAVARIGQGTWYMDQADRATAIRALRRGIDLGMTHIDTAELYGSGAAETVVGEAISGRRDEVFLVSKVIPTNASRRGTIMACEASLRRLGTDHLDCYLLHWPGHHRIEDTVAAFHELHTQGKIRSWGVSNFDVGDLETLIGVTGPEGPACNQVLYHLQERDIEHAVLPWCSAHGVSVVGYSPFGHNGLMSRHQGWKVLEEVATDHGVTARQVVLAFLTRDREVFAIPKAASLLHVEENSGAGDLTLTPEELARIDKAFPLAARRASLPMI
- a CDS encoding undecaprenyl-diphosphate phosphatase, yielding MEISQYLEALLLGIVEGLTEFIPVSSTGHLILVGSLLGFQGPPGKVFEVVIQLGAILAVVTVYFQKLWAVFIGLPRNILARRFAIAVFLGFLPAAIIGALTHSFIKEMLFNPLVVCVALILGGFAILAVERLVHVVKWDRVEDFPISLSLRIGLFQCLALIPGVSRSGATILGSLMMGVDRRTAAEFSFFVAIPTMLGATVYDLYKNRDVLDVDGLSLILVGFVAAFFAALLVVRSVLAFITRYGFTPFAYYRIGLGSFMLVWFLFLSHIR
- a CDS encoding Crp/Fnr family transcriptional regulator, coding for MASVPHTLRMIPLFNDLDDETVLSIDRRCLWIHYAPLQTIIEQDDGSRDILFVTQGFARVIIYAPSGAVVSFRDIAAGTFIGELAAIDGRPRSASVEAIDTTVAGRMAAEHFHHVLASHPAVSMALIKHMAQAIRGLTERVYEFSTLAVRNRIQAELLRLGRPDPAKPNEYLIDPAPTHGEFASRVSSHREAVTRELNRLERLGILDRRARSLRILDLPRLARLVREAAEE